AATAATTATAAACTGTCCCCAAAGCAATATCACTTTTTTTTGCCACATCTCGAATATTTACATTAGAAAGACCTTTTTCAAAGGCAATCTCTCTTGCAGAATTCAATATAGTTTCTTTACAATTCAACTTTTGTTTTGCCATCTAAAACATCCTTTTCAAAAAATTATACATTCATTTTTTGATATGAACAATGTTCATTTTCATTGTATCATATCAAAAAAATTTGTCAATCTAACTTAGTTAAGCAAAATTATAATAAATCATAATATTCTAGATTTAAGCCCTAATATTATACAATACATGTTTATATAAAACGCTATCACTTTCAACTTTTGGATGGTTAAAATCCTTTACGTAATTCATTCCTAATTTCTTCATTACATTTTGTGAACGTGTATTTATTTTTGCTGTAAAACTATATATTTCTTCAAAACCTAACTGTTCAAATCCGTATTTTAAACAAGCTTTTGCGCCTTCTGTAGCATATCCTTTTCCCCAAGCTTCTTTCTTCAAACGCCATCCTATTTCTACACACGGTGTAAAATCTGAATCAAACGTTGCTCTATGAAATCCTATTAAACCAATGAATTCTTTATTCTCTTTTACTTCTACTGCATATAATCCATAATTATATTCTTCAAATTCTTTTTGAATAGCTTCATACATCGCATCTGTTTCTTGCTCTGAAAGAGTTTTTGGAAAATACTCCATAACCACCTCATCTGAGTTAATTTTTCTAAACTCTTCTAAATCTGATTGTTTCCAATCTCGTAAAATTAGTCGTTCCGTTTCTATATAGATCATTTTAAATCCTTTATATACCATACATCACATGAAAAATGTCCTGTATCAACAATAGGTTTCTCAAGTTTTTTAAAATCATATTTTTGATAAAATTTATTTGCAGCTTCCATATTGCTTAAGGTTTCAAGATAACATTTATCATAATTTTCTTTAGCAAAATCTAAAGCTATTTTCATAAGTTTATTTGCTGCTCCTGTACCTCTACTCTCTTTTAAAAAGTACATTTTTTGCAATTCACATACTCCTTCAAGTTTTTTTATAGGACCTATACCACATCCTCCTATAATTTCACCTTCATTTTCTACAACCCAGTATCGTGATCCTTTATCTTTATATGCTTCAGAAAGACATGCTAACTCAGGATCTTCCCAAGCAAGTCCCTCCCTGTCTCCACCAAATTCTTTTAGACAAGTTCTTATAACTTCTTCTATTCTCTCATTGTCTTTCTTTTCTATCTCTCTTATAAGCATACATACCGTCTCCTTTCAAAGCTGTGGTCATTTATAGTATAGTTTCACTGTCTTTTGATTTACCTAGTCTTCCACATTGTTCTTTTAGTTTTGTACTTACTTAACTCAAAATTTATATGATTATATACTAACATATATCCTTTAACTTTACTTAATTTTATATTTTAATAAAATTATAGTATTTCTCTTACTACTATTTCAAGAGCATAAACTATTATGTAATAAAGCAGGTTATATCTAACTCTAAAATTTCAAATAAAAAATCGATATTTGATTATATAAGTTAATATATCAAAATACCGATTTGTATTTATATTTTTTCTTTTTCTCGTCTGATTATTCTTCTGATACTATTCTCAGTAAGATAGTACTCTTTACTAAGTTCTTTAACAGATATTCCTTGGTTGTATCCGCTGAAAGTCTCTCTATTTTCTACCCAAACTTTTCTTATTTTCAAGTTTTATAGGTATATATAAATATCAATCTTCTATATATTATTGAATAAGTTTAATCACAATTCTGGTAATATATTCTGTGCTTTATTACAATAATCTTATCATATATATTTATAAATCAAATATATTATCCATGAATATAAGAAAATAAAAGTAAGATTATCTGTCTCTAAGAAAACTTGTTAATAAGTATAAAATATCAGTACACCTTAATAAATAAAACCTTAAGATAGTTCCCTTCCTCAAATTCTTTTATAGTTCTAAAATCTGATGGAAGTGAAAACTCCTCTATAATCTTATATTTCTTGCTCATTTCTCTAAATGCCATATCAATAAATCCTTTAAATTTATTCATATCAAAAGAACTACAATTTGTTGATGCAACTATTACACCATTGTCTTCTGTTATAGCTATAGCTTCTTTTAAAAGGTCTTTGTAATCCTTTGATGCACTAAACTTGAAATTCTTCGACTTAGCAAAACTTGGTGGATCAAGTATTACCATATCAAATTTCAACTCTCTTTTTACAGCATATTTAAAATAGTTAAACACATCTTCTACTACTATATCCTGAGCCTCATAGTCTATTTCATTTATACTAAATTGTTCAATAGTCTTACTTAGACTTCTATTTGCAAGATCAACACTAGTTGTTTTAATAGCTCCACCTAAAGCAGCAAATACTGAAAATGCTCCTGTATAAGAGAATGTATTTAAAACAGTCTTTCCTTTTGCATATTTGTCTCTAATAGTTCTTCTAACATCTCTCTGATCTAAAAATACTCCTACCATAGCTCCTTCATTTAGATATATAGCGAAGTTTACTCCATTTTCTTTAACTATGATTGGAAACTGTCCTCTTTCGCCAAGAACAAATCCATCTTCTTCAATATACTTACCTTCCGTATCAAATCTCTTTTTCTGATATATACCTTTAAACTCTACTAATGTTTTTAGTGAATTTATTACATGATCTCTAAACTTATAAATCCCTTTGCTATACCAGTTTATTAAGTAATATCCATCAAAGTATTCAATAGTCAATCCTCCTATTCCATCACCCTCACCATTGAATACTCTAAATGCAGTTGTATCTTGGCTGTTATAGAAAGATGCTCTTTTATTTAAAGCAGATGCTATCTTTCTTTCGAAAAATGCTTTATCTATTTTTTCATTTTCTTTTCTACTAAGAATCCATCCATATCCTTTATTTTGTTTTCCATAGTATCCTCTTCCAATAAATTTATTCTTTTCATCTATGAGCTTAACTATAGCCCCTTCTTTATCAACATCATTTATATTCATTATTGCTTCTTTAAATATTAGTGGATATCCATTTTTAAATTTATTGACAAACTTTGATTTTACCTTTAAAGTAACTTCTGTTTTCATATTCTTCATCCTATCCATTGTTTTTGTATTATCTATGTAAAATAAATATATGATTATATACTTTCTACTCAATAGTTTATCATATACTAATTATAAACTACTAATTTATCATTTATATAAATGTCTTATTTTCATTAAGATACAAGTCATTGTCAAAATTTATCTTACTAAAAGCTTGATTATTATGTTTTCTAAAATCAACAATTCTATACATTATAACTTAACTTTGATTGACTATATCATATTAATCCTATTGTATAAAGAAATATTTCGTTATAAAATTTAAAGTCTATATTAATTTATGATAGAATGTATTGAGATAAATTTAAACGTAAAAGGATGATCTGAATGAATGTTTTATCTGGTGAAAATATATCTAAAAGTTATGGAGTCAAAACTCTCTTTAAAGATATTTCATTTAATATAAGTAATGATGAAAAAATAGGTCTTATTGGTATAAATGGTACTGGTAAATCTACACTATTAAAAATAGTAGCAGGATATGAAACTCCAGATAGTGGATCTATAACTATCCCAAAAGGAATTACTATAGAGTATCTCCATCAAAATCCTGACTTTAATCCTGAAGCAACAGTCTTAGAGCAAGTATTTAAAGGTGATTCTCAAATTATGAAATTAATAAGACAATATGAAGAAACATTAAGTGCTATTTCAAAATCTGAAAACAATGAAAAGCTACAAGAACGTCTCCTTAAATTGTCAGATGATATGACTACACTAGATGCTTGGGACCTTGAGAGTCAAGCTAAAACTATCTTGACTAAGCTTGGAATCACTGAGTTTGACAAAAAAATCAAAGTACTTTCTGGTGGACAGAAAAAAAGAGTAGCTTTGGCCAGTGCTCTTATTACACCTTGTGACTTACTAATACTAGATGAACCTACTAACCATATGGATAGTGATACTATTAATTGGCTGGAAGAATATCTTCAAAGCAGAAAAGGTGCTCTACTTATGATTACCCATGATAGATACTTTTTAGATAGAATTGTTAATAAAACATTAGAGCTTGATGGTGGTAATCTATATACTTACACAGGCAACTACTCTGAATTTCTTGAAAGAAAGTTAGAAAGACAAAATCTAGAAGCTGTAATTGAGCATAAAAGGCAAAGACTATATAAGAAAGAGCTTGAATGGATAAGGTCAGGGGTTAAGGCTAGAACAACTAAGCAAAAAGCAAGAATCCAAAGATTTGAAGCTTTAGAAAGCTCTAAAGTAGATATAAGTGAATCTAACTTAGATATATCTGTAGGTGGATCTAGATTAGGACAAAAAATTATAGAGATAAATAATATATCTAAATCATTTGAAGAAAAAACAATTATAAAAGACTTCACTTATACATTCTTAAGAGGTGATAGAATTGGTATTATCGGAAATAGCGGTATAGGTAAATCAACTCTTTTGAATATTATTATGGGTAACCTTCAATGTGACTTAGGAAGTATAGAAACTGGATCTACAGTAAATATAGGATACTTTTCACAAGAATCTCAAGATATGAATACCAATCTACGTGCTATTGAATATATAAGGGAAAGTGGAGAATATGTTACTACAGCAGATGGTACTAAGATAAGCGCAGCTCAAATGATGGAGAGATTTTTATTTACCTCTGATATGCAATGGTCATATATCTCAAAATTATCAGGTGGAGAAAAAAGAAGACTATATCTTCTTAAAGTATTAATGACTTCTCCAAATGTTCTAATATTAGACGAACCAACTAATGATCTAGATATTGATACTTTAAAAGTACTAGAAGACTATATATCAGAATTTAATGGTCCTGTCGTAACAGTATCTCATGATAGATACTTTCTAGACGTAATATGTAACAAAATATTTTCATTTGAAGGTAATGGTAACATCATTGTTAACGTAGGAAATCACTCTGATTATATGGATAAAAAAGATAGTATATGCAATGTAATTAATGAAGAAGCTCCTAAGAAAAAAGAAACTCAAAAACAATCTAAGCCCAAATCTCAAAATCTTAAATTTTCTTATAAAGAAAAATTAGAATATGAACAAATAGATTCACAAATAGAAAAATTAGAAGAAGCATTAACAAAAATAGAAAACGAACTAGTAATATACTCTAGTGATTTTACTAAGTTACAAGAATTATTAGAGAAAAAAGAAAAAACTGAAGATGAACTTTTATATAAACTAGAACGTCAAGAGTATTTTATTAATCTAGAAAAACAAATCAATGATAACAAAAACTAAAAAATCAGTCTTTACTAGACTGATTTTTTAGTTTTTGCTAATTAAACTTTTCTAAACACATATAAAATTCATCTGACTAACTTATATATTAAGGTTATTTTCACTTAAAAAATTATCGACAACTCTATTAAATTTATCAGGCTGACATAAATTACTTGGATCAAACGAATCTTTAAATATTATTAATTTTCCATTTTGAATGTTATAAATAACATCTTTCATAAGCTTTACTCCTGTTTTTGTATGATTTCCTACTATACCTAATGTCGGTACATTAATTTTAGGAAGTACTTTTCTAAAATCAATAGAATTAATTTCTAGCCTTTGTTTTACAGTTTCTCTTCTTCTCATGTTTAGTACAATATTTTCAATCTCTTTACCAACAATTTTACCCCATCTTTTTCCCCAGTATTTCTTTCCGAAACTAGCCATCCATTTTCTAGGTGTATAATATAACAAGACATTATAAGAACTGATTTTATTTAATATTTCAAACAATGTATTAGGATGTGTATGAGAAAAACTATCAACTATTATTAAAGCCTTGACTCTTTCTGAAAACATAGAATAAAACTTTTGCAAAAATATTCCCCCATAGGATACACCAACAAAGACTACCTCTTTAATATCTAAGTAATCCATGAGCTCTTTAACATCTTTTGCCTGAGTTTCAAGTCCTTTTCGTATAGGAACATTTAACTTTCCTGATTTACCATTTCCTCTAAGATCAAGTGTAATTACTTGATATTTTTTCTTAAAATATTCTACTTGAGGTTCAAACATTGTATGAGTTGCACCTAGTCCAGGTATAAATATAATTGGAGTTCCACCGCCATTTACATCATAGTATAGATTTATTCCATTAAGTTCAACTATTATTTCTATCACTCCTTTTTCATGATATATAAAATATACCTATGAAAATATATAACATATTAAGTCATATTTAAATTTGCTCCTTCATATCTTCAATATATTATTTTACTTATTATATAATTCTATACTACAATATTCTAAGTCTTTCGCAGGGCATTCATCATTCATGTAGTATTAATGTAAATACATTAATATCTATTTTATATATTTTAAAGATTTATATATAAATAAAACCGTATCAATCTTATGATACGGTAATTATTTCAAACAAATATTATATAGAATTATTAGCTTTTTAATTATACTCTACAAAAATATTTTTAAATCTTACCACAATTTCGTAAACCCATGTAGTATCTTCTTTGCTATTTCAATATTCTCACTAAAGAATATTGTTCCAAAACCAACTAAAGTATTGGTAGCTACACATCTAAATATGAAGTAACTTTTTTTAACCTTTCTTTTATTAACCATAGTTAAATTCAACACATTTTCTAAAAATAACAGTATCCCATGGTATATACCCCATAGAATGAAAAGATTATTGAATCCATGCCACAGTCCTATTAAAAACATAATCATAAAAGAAAGAGCTCCAACGAAAATCCTAGATTGACTAAATTGAGCAAAAGGCATAAATACATGACTTCTGAACCAATCTCCTAATGTAGCATGCCAGTTACGCCAAAATTGTGTAAGTGTTGGCGATGTAAATGGTTTTTTAAAGTTTTCAGGTACATCAAATCCCATCAATCCTCCAAATCCAATTGCAATATCTGTATATCCTGCAAAGTCAAAATATAAAAGTATATAATAACTCATCAAAATTAAAATACTTATAAAGATATTTATCTTTAATCCTAGCAAAGAATAATATATATAAGAAAATAATTTAACTATAACTATCTTTTTAAATAATCCTCTTATTATTCTCTTGATAAACTTTTCTATACTTATACTATCAACCTCTTTATAACTATAAAGCTGTTGATTAAAAGCTCTATATGGCATTATCGGTCCTGATGTAAATGCAGGAACAAATAAAATGTAAGTAACTAAATCAAATAAATTTATTTTTTCACTCATATAGTAAGCATAAAATTGAAGATCTATCATTTTTAATAGATTATATATTAATCCAACTACTAATACCACATCTAACCATGGGATCCCCATTTTATAGATACCTTCAGATCTTAATAAAATTACAACGAGTACATTGAAAACAATAGATATTAAAAATATCGCCTTCTTAAGCCTATCTAAGTAGGATATTATTTGGGCAAATACATAGTTTAATAATATATATACCAAATAGAAAACAAGCAATTTTCTATTATAAGAAAAAATGAAAAAAATAAAAAACACAGGCAAGCAAATTCTTCTAATAAGTATAAACTTATCTTTTAAGAAACTATTACAAACTATAATAAAAACTGAAAATATGAGTAAATAAAACAGGTTACCAATATCGATAAACCACATTAGAATCCCTCATATATAAATGCTGCTTGCTCTGAAAAAAAGATTTGTATTAATATAATCATTCCAAGATATAATAATACCTCAAAAGTTTTCCTTACTATTTGCTTAGCCATTTATCTATCTCCTCCGTAAATTTAGGTGCTCCTTCTTCAAAGTTTAAGTGACCTAAATCATGAAAGTATTTTTCTTCGTACTTATTAGTCCAATCTAAAACTTCAATTTTGTTATTATTAAATATCGAATTTACTTCTTTTTTTAGTTCATCAACATAACTAAATTGCGTATCTACAGGATTCCAAGGCATCCAGATAGCTCTAAGTCTTATATTGTTTTTGTCACAATAATCTATTACTCTTTTTAATGATTCTATATTTTTATTGAAATCATCTATATTTAGATTTCCGTAACGCTTTTTATATTCATTTTTCTTCTTATCTAATTCTTCTTTAGATAAACGCCCATGATTAATTTGTTTTTGTAGAACCCAGTCTGGTACTTGATTAATTTCCTCATTGTTTTTTAACTGTTCGTAAGTAGTCTCAATATATTTTAGAATAGGTCCTCTATAAAAGTATAGATACGGTTCATATATCTTCTTATGCCATATATAGTAAGGGTCTGTAGGAAGCTCATCTAAAAATGTAAATACATTCATTCCTATAACTATATTGTCTTCAACTTTTAACATATTTTTTTTAAGCATTTCCTCTAAATCTGTTATTTTTCCATATCTTATACCCATATTCACATAATCTGTACTTGTCTTTTCATCCATAAAAGCCCCTGCCACAATTGAACTGCCATAGAAAATATTTTTCCATGGCATCTCTGGGTTTGAATGAACCGTTTTTGAAAAATCATTTTGATAAAAAACTAGATTCTTATTGATTGGATCTAGTTTCGTTATAAAGAACTCAAATACAGTTAAAATTAATACAAGTGCTATTATAAAGTACCTACTATATTTTTTATTTCCCTTCAATTTAAACACCAGCCTACAGTTTCTTATACATTACTTGTATAACATCATTAAAACCTAATGACTTCCAAAACATCTTTCCTACACTATTTTCATTAAGAACATTTAGTTCTACATAATTAATGCCTAAGTCTCTAAATCTTTTTTCAACTTCTTTTACTAATAATCCGCCCAGATTCTTTTTACGATGTGATTTTTCTATATATACATCATCAATAAAACCTATTAGTTTATCATTTTCTAAAGTATATTTGTTAGGAAT
The sequence above is a segment of the Gottschalkia purinilytica genome. Coding sequences within it:
- a CDS encoding GNAT family N-acetyltransferase, whose translation is MIYIETERLILRDWKQSDLEEFRKINSDEVVMEYFPKTLSEQETDAMYEAIQKEFEEYNYGLYAVEVKENKEFIGLIGFHRATFDSDFTPCVEIGWRLKKEAWGKGYATEGAKACLKYGFEQLGFEEIYSFTAKINTRSQNVMKKLGMNYVKDFNHPKVESDSVLYKHVLYNIRA
- a CDS encoding GNAT family N-acetyltransferase, with the translated sequence MLIREIEKKDNERIEEVIRTCLKEFGGDREGLAWEDPELACLSEAYKDKGSRYWVVENEGEIIGGCGIGPIKKLEGVCELQKMYFLKESRGTGAANKLMKIALDFAKENYDKCYLETLSNMEAANKFYQKYDFKKLEKPIVDTGHFSCDVWYIKDLK
- a CDS encoding class I SAM-dependent rRNA methyltransferase; this encodes MKTEVTLKVKSKFVNKFKNGYPLIFKEAIMNINDVDKEGAIVKLIDEKNKFIGRGYYGKQNKGYGWILSRKENEKIDKAFFERKIASALNKRASFYNSQDTTAFRVFNGEGDGIGGLTIEYFDGYYLINWYSKGIYKFRDHVINSLKTLVEFKGIYQKKRFDTEGKYIEEDGFVLGERGQFPIIVKENGVNFAIYLNEGAMVGVFLDQRDVRRTIRDKYAKGKTVLNTFSYTGAFSVFAALGGAIKTTSVDLANRSLSKTIEQFSINEIDYEAQDIVVEDVFNYFKYAVKRELKFDMVILDPPSFAKSKNFKFSASKDYKDLLKEAIAITEDNGVIVASTNCSSFDMNKFKGFIDMAFREMSKKYKIIEEFSLPSDFRTIKEFEEGNYLKVLFIKVY
- a CDS encoding ABC-F family ATP-binding cassette domain-containing protein, whose product is MNVLSGENISKSYGVKTLFKDISFNISNDEKIGLIGINGTGKSTLLKIVAGYETPDSGSITIPKGITIEYLHQNPDFNPEATVLEQVFKGDSQIMKLIRQYEETLSAISKSENNEKLQERLLKLSDDMTTLDAWDLESQAKTILTKLGITEFDKKIKVLSGGQKKRVALASALITPCDLLILDEPTNHMDSDTINWLEEYLQSRKGALLMITHDRYFLDRIVNKTLELDGGNLYTYTGNYSEFLERKLERQNLEAVIEHKRQRLYKKELEWIRSGVKARTTKQKARIQRFEALESSKVDISESNLDISVGGSRLGQKIIEINNISKSFEEKTIIKDFTYTFLRGDRIGIIGNSGIGKSTLLNIIMGNLQCDLGSIETGSTVNIGYFSQESQDMNTNLRAIEYIRESGEYVTTADGTKISAAQMMERFLFTSDMQWSYISKLSGGEKRRLYLLKVLMTSPNVLILDEPTNDLDIDTLKVLEDYISEFNGPVVTVSHDRYFLDVICNKIFSFEGNGNIIVNVGNHSDYMDKKDSICNVINEEAPKKKETQKQSKPKSQNLKFSYKEKLEYEQIDSQIEKLEEALTKIENELVIYSSDFTKLQELLEKKEKTEDELLYKLERQEYFINLEKQINDNKN
- a CDS encoding alpha/beta fold hydrolase, which codes for MIEIIVELNGINLYYDVNGGGTPIIFIPGLGATHTMFEPQVEYFKKKYQVITLDLRGNGKSGKLNVPIRKGLETQAKDVKELMDYLDIKEVVFVGVSYGGIFLQKFYSMFSERVKALIIVDSFSHTHPNTLFEILNKISSYNVLLYYTPRKWMASFGKKYWGKRWGKIVGKEIENIVLNMRRRETVKQRLEINSIDFRKVLPKINVPTLGIVGNHTKTGVKLMKDVIYNIQNGKLIIFKDSFDPSNLCQPDKFNRVVDNFLSENNLNI
- a CDS encoding MBOAT family O-acyltransferase, with product MGIPWLDVVLVVGLIYNLLKMIDLQFYAYYMSEKINLFDLVTYILFVPAFTSGPIMPYRAFNQQLYSYKEVDSISIEKFIKRIIRGLFKKIVIVKLFSYIYYSLLGLKINIFISILILMSYYILLYFDFAGYTDIAIGFGGLMGFDVPENFKKPFTSPTLTQFWRNWHATLGDWFRSHVFMPFAQFSQSRIFVGALSFMIMFLIGLWHGFNNLFILWGIYHGILLFLENVLNLTMVNKRKVKKSYFIFRCVATNTLVGFGTIFFSENIEIAKKILHGFTKLW
- a CDS encoding GNAT family N-acetyltransferase, with the protein product MKYNIREMKAEDIDTVASLYKQMYQEQKTMGMVFDFNEETLDSRLQIYLKSKFNMCLVLEDIDGQVVGMAINSLVKIPNKYTLENDKLIGFIDDVYIEKSHRKKNLGGLLVKEVEKRFRDLGINYVELNVLNENSVGKMFWKSLGFNDVIQVMYKKL